The following nucleotide sequence is from Pseudoalteromonas xiamenensis.
CGCAACGGGTGATTGCGGAAACATTGATTGGATGTTTGTAGGTCTGAGCATGCCTGGCTGGATGGAGATCCTTTTTGCTTTCTACAGTGCCCTGTTTATTGCTGTGCTTGGGTTTCATCTTTTTAATCTAAAAAAGGCTAAGTGAGTGCCATTTACGTTGAAACGAGTTACAAAACTCGAAAATTACAAAGTTACAGAGCGACAAACGATTTTATCCATCGCATTGTCAGTAATGGATGTAAAACAAAAAGTGATCATGAGAGTGTGCAAATTGCTATTGCTTACACCAGTATTTGTCTCCCTCTCCTATTTTCAAGGTTGGTCACTTTTACCTATCTTACTTGTTGCTGGGCTACTTTACCCGATTCTGACTGTGCCCATTGAAATTTGGTTTGCTCGAAATCACTTTGATAAAGCCATTGAGATTTTTGAAAAGGGCTAATGCCCTTTTCTGCTTTTTTACAGTTCAACAACTCCTCTTAGTTTATCGACCAGTTTCGGCCCTATTCCTTTCACTAAAAGTAAATCATCTAAATTATTAAATTCACCAAGCTCAAGACGCTTGTCCAAAATCGCCTGTGCTTTTTTCTCACCGATACCCGGCAACTGTGTCAACATGGTGAGATCTGCTGTATTAAGATTTATTTTGAGCGGCTGCATTTGCGATGAGTCCGAAACCATCTCCTGTTCATTCGCTTCTACAGGAAACAAAGGTTGTAAAGCACTTAGTATAAAAATTAGGGAAATAACTTTAATTAGGTTCATTTCTATTCCTCCTTGGGTATATAAACCAACTATTGCTCTCCTGAGCTTTGTAATAAAAGATAAATATTTGCTCTCTGTCAAAGCTGAAAGATGAAATTTAGATGAAAAAATACCATGAGGACTTGCAAAAAATCACAGTTAGATTTACTGTATAAAAAAACAGTATTCAATTGAGGGCGATTATGGCTGTTGTAATCAAATATGTGGTTGAAAGAGACGGAGTAGAACGTATGACATTCACCAGCAAAAAAGAGGCTGATGCCTACGATAAAATGTTGGATATTGCTGAGTCATTAGAAACCCTGCTCCAGAAAGTAGACGTTCCTTTAAGCGAACAACAAGTGGAGTCACTTGCCCTCGAAATTGCAAAACGCAAAGAAGAATTTTCTTCAGTGCTTAAAGGCAGTGTACCGGTAGAGAAAAAACCAGCGAAATCCTCTGCAAAAGTAACTGAATTGAATAAGCAGGCAGGTTAATTCGTCTCCGGTGTATCTTTCCGATGATAGGCTTTGCATCTTGTTTGAGGTCATTACCTAAAGCATTTGAGCTAAGCCTTTAACCACCTTTTTCGCAGCGCCAGCATCTCTCTTATATCTTATTGAGCTTGTGCATTTTTACGTTTCCCGTGTCAACTTTTAAACACCAATACCGTCGTAAATTCAGCATGCTTCACAAAAAATCTACCATCCTATCTAAACAAAAAAGCCGCACTAAATCGCGCGGCCTTCACAGGATAAATGTCGTTCTATTTTAGAACGTTAACCATTGCATTGACGAAATAATCCATGTTGCCATGGCTAATACCTGCAACGTTTACACGGCTTGAACCAACCATATAGATTGCGTATTCCGTTTTTAATCTTTCAATTTGTTCTTTATTCAAACCTAAGAATGAGAACATACCATGTTGACGCTCGATGAACGAGAAATCTTGTTCAACACCGGCTTCCGCTAAACGTGTTTTAATCAAACCACGGAATTCGTTGATACGACCACGCATCTCATCTAGCTCCTGATGCCACTCTTGAGTCAGTTCGTTACTACCCAAAATTGTCGCAACAATATCCGCACCGTGCGCAGGTGGCATTGAGTAAATACTACGAACAACGCTTAGCAATACTGAATTAGAAACATCTGCCGTTGCAGCATTTTCACTGATAATTGAACATGCACCAACGCGTTCACGGTACAAACCAAAATTCTTTGAACAAGATGAGCAGATGATTAATTCATCAACAGTGTCTGCCAATAATCTCAAGCCTGCGGCATCAGCATCTAAACTAGTACCAAAACCTTGATAGGCAATATCAACAAGTACCGTAAAGCCGACGTCTTTAGCTAACTCCGCAAATACTTCCCACTGTTCAGCATTCAAATCCATTCCGCTTGGGTTGTGGCAGCAAGCATGAATCAATACTACATCACCCTTTGAAACTGACTTCAAAGTATCAATCATTTCATTAAACAAAAGATCTTTGTTTTCATAGTCATAATAAGGATATTCTTTAACACCAAGACCTGCAGCTTCGAACAAACTGATGTGGTTTGCCCAAGTCGGCGTAGTCACCCATACGGTCGCATTGGTATTACAACGTTTAATAAACTCAGCAGCAACACGCAAAGACCCCGTACCACCTGGCGTTTGAGCTGTACGAACGCGATTGGCAAGTAGTGCTTTATGTTCACCTAGCAGTAACGATTCCATTTTTTGACAAAAATCTAAATTACCAGCAAGACCGATGTAAGACTTGGTTGTTTCATTTTCTAAACGAAATGCTTCTGCCTTTTTCACGGCTCTCAATACTGGCGTATTACCTTGTTCATCTTTATAAACGCCCACACCCAAATCAATCTTATTTGGGTTAGTATCTTGCTTGAAAGCAGCCATAAGGCCGAGGATTGGATCTGTCGGTAACGGTTTGAGTGCTGAGAACATGCTAAATCTCTTTCTTAGGGGTTAAATTCGGGTTTAATCTTAACATAAAAATTTCTTAATTCGACAAGCTTTAACGCGGTAAATAATGAGGAATTTTAATGCATACCGCGACGAAGAATGCCATCATTGCGTCAGTAAAAAATTCTGTTTGAAATGCTTCTGCGTCGATAATTCCGATACACTGTTGTTCTTCATTAAATAATGGTAAACATACTTCAGCACTGACTTTAGGGTCACAGGTGTAATATTCACCACCCGAAGCTACATAGGTTGCTACATCGTTGATTATACGAGCTTTCCCACTCAAACCAACCTGAACGTTATTACTTATTTGAGCAAATTCAGGTGTAAGCGGAAATAATGGCCGACTTGGGGCGCCTAAATAAGCCAATTTAAGTAATTGGGGGCCTTCGGATGTACTTCGCGCTTGATAGATTCCAAACCAATCTACGTTTGTTTTTTGTTCAATGAAAAAGACAATCTTTTGAAGGTCCGCAAGCGCATCGTTGTTATCTTTATCCTTTGGAAGCTCTGACTCAAGTGAAAATGGTTCATCCTGTAATGCACCAAATAAGCTACATGCCCCACCCTCACCTAATTCAGGTATACGATAAGTCCATACTGGTGCTTGATTATTACTTGGCTCTGCAAGAAACTGATTTAATGCGTCGAGCGCGAGTTCAACAGATTTAACATCGATATTTATTTTAGCGTTACTTATGTAGGTTGAAATCATTTGGACGTCCAAACTGCTAATTTGGAGGTAGACTAGCATTTGATTGAATAGCTGAAAAGCCTATTTCAGTGAATATATCATCTCTATTTCGTTTCCAGACTGGTTGTAGTTAACTTGGTCTGCAATTTCCCTTAACAAGCCTACTCCTCGACCGTGCTCTCGACCCATATTCTGTATATCGCCGCAACTTTGCTCAAAGCCAGTACCCGAATCGCAAAGCGTAAAAACAACGGATAGTTTTTCAGGATCGTAACGAACAGAAATAACAATTTTTGCTTCGCTAAGATCCTTCAACGCGTCAGCTCTAAGGCTATAGAATTCCCAGAATCCATCTTCTTTGTCCTTAATTGATGAATCCAACCCCAAAACACCATGGTCAAGTGCATTATTGTATGCTTCTGAAAGTAGCAAAAAGAAATTTGACCTATGGGCTTCAAGCCCGTCGACTTGAGATAACATATCAACTAACTCAAGTACGGGGTCAGTGCTTCGCATTTGTGCCGCATTTAATGACAGACTTAAATTAAATGGCAGTTGTGAATAGTTAACCTCGCTGTCTTCTCTTGTTGGGAAAGGTAAACAGTTTAATATCGAAATGCTTAAGTCATCTTGTTGCAATTCCGAACAGGAAAACGCTCTTACCGAATCAACAATATCCGCTGTAGATATAGAGTTTTTTGACTTAATGAGCGCTTTTAAACGTTCATCACCGTAAAACTCCCCTACATTGTTTTCGGTTTCGATTACACCGTCCGTCGCGATGAGAATACGCATTGACGGAGAAACTTCCAAATGAAGCAAGTTTCGTTCGAATTCACTTTCACTTAAAATTCCCATGGCCATATGCTGGGATTCAATAGTTCGGACCAGCGTTCCATCGTGCTCTATCAAATAAGCATCTGGTAATCCACCTAACCACAGTGACAAACTTTTACCCGATTCACTCAATTCAATGATCGTTGCGGCGCAAAACATATGACCAGGCAACAGATTATAAAGCAATGCGTTCATCTCATATGCGATATCACTTATCGACATACCTTTATTGACCATGGTGTAAAAGACGCGAGATGCAGGTAAGGCCCCAACAGCAGCGGCCAGGCCATGACCGGTGAAGTCACCCAGCATGCAATAAAGCCCACCCATTGGACTTTTTGCCAGTAAGAACATGTCGCCATTAAACATTGAGGCTGGAGATAAATGAAAGTCAACGTGTTCTGGATAAGCACCCTGTTCGTTTAGCGCATTCTTAAAAATGTGCTCTACGATTTCATGCTCTCGTTCTACTTGATTATAGTGATATTCAAGCACTTTCTTTTGCTCGTTCGTTTCTTGGCTTAATTTCCGAGTACGGGCATGTGCTTTTATCTTTGCGCTAAGAATAATTCTGTCGAATGGCTTATGTATAAAATCATCACCGCCCACGGCAAGGCATTTCTCAAAACTAGCGTGGTCCTCAAGTGCTGTAATAAAAATGATTGGTAGATAAACTTCGCCTGCCAGTTTTTTGATTAGAGGTGCAGCTTCAAAACCGTCCATTATTGGCATCATGACATCTAGTAACACGATGTCAATTTGATCATTTTCGACAATTTCAACCGCTTCACGACCATTCGTCGCAACAACAACGTCATACCGTTGTTGTTCCAACATTGCGCGAAGTAACGTGCAATTTAACGGTTGATCATCAACCACTAAAATACGCATGTTCAGTCGATTTCGAATTTTTTATCAAAACGCGATATTTGTAGAATTTTCTTAAGTTGCGGTCGACAGTTTGTTATATGGATAGATGAAACGCTTTCACCCAATGTCTTTTTCATATTGAGCAACATACCCAAAGCCGAGCTGTCCATATAGTCTGTTTCACGCAAATCAATAACAACCTTTTTCCGTGCCAGAGCGAAGCTCTGCGTAGGCCTGTCTGAATGATTGCACCAAATTAAAATCAAATTTACCGCGAATTTGGATTGTCAGTGTTTTACCATCCGACGATGCACTAGTACTCAAACTCATTAAAGACTCCCGTTAAAGCATGTATTAAAATCCGTTAACTCACTTAAATATAATTCGTTTCTTACTTTTAGCCAAAAATAAAAAATCAGTTTCTTAAATTTTGGTATGATAAAGATATCGTTATTTGATTGGAGACAATAATGTCTGACTCTCGCCTCGTTTATTCAACTGATATGGGACGCATCAAACAACCTGAAGAAGTTGACACACCTGAGATCAAGCTATTTAAAGATGGGTTCATCCGCATTGAACGTCAAACAAAAGGACGTAAAGGTAAAGGAATAATGCTTGTCGTCGGGATAGATCCTGCCAAACATGACTTGAAGCAAATTGCCAAGACACTTAAAAGCAAAATGGGCCAAGGCGGCGCCATAAAAGAAGGCCTGATTGAAATTCAGGGCGATGACCGAGACAAACTGAAAGGTTTACTCGAAGGGCTTGGTTTCAAAGTGAAACTGGCAGGAGGCTAATCTCCCGCCAATTTATCTTCAACCAGAGAGAGATCTTGTTCCGCTACAGGCGCACTGTAATAATAACCTTGCACAATGTAACAATTGTTACGCTGTAAAAATTCCATCTGCGCCTTTGTTTCCACCCCTTCTGCGACAACCTTTAAGTTAAGTTTTTGCGCCATCGCAATAATCGCCGCTGTAATTTCCATATCATTAAGGTCTTCAGGAATGTCTTTTACAAAAGAGCGGTCGACCTTAAGAATATCAACGGGGAATCGTTTCAAATAGCTCAATGAAGAATAACCAGTACCAAAGTCATCAATTGACAAAGCGACACCCAATTCTTTGATTTGATGAAGTTGATTGATTGCGGCTTTAACATCGCCCATCAACATACTTTCTGTAAGTTCAAGATGCAGATATTCTGCAGGTAATTGAGTTCGTTTCAAAATATCGGCAAGTGTTTCTATCAGCTGAGCATCTTTGAATTGACGAGCGGAAAGGTTAATCGAAATGTTCGCTGCACGACCCAATTTCAGCATACGGTTAGCGAATTGACAGGCCTCTTCAAGTACCCAAGCGCCTATTTCAACAATTAAACCCGTCGCTTCTGCAATAGGTATAAATTTTACCGGCGGGATGTTGCCTTCATCCGGATGCGTCCATCGTATCAACGCTTCGTAGCCCACAATACGATTTGTACGGCAATCAACTTGCGGTTGATAATGCAAATGGAACTGCTTTTCCTTGATGCCGATTCGCAGCTCATTCTCAATGTAAAGACGTTCATTTGCCGCAGCATCTAGCTCTTTACTGTAAAAATGGAAGGTATTCTTACCTTTAGCTTTCGCTTCGTACATCGCCAAGTCAGCATGCTTTAACAGTTGCTCTTCTTCCTGACTGTCAAACGGAGCCATCGTAATGCCGATACTGGCACTAACAATCACTTCATTATTCCCAAGCATAATTGGCTTACTCAAAGTTTGCTGGATAGTGTGTGCAACATCCATGGCATGGTCGCGCTGCTCAATTCCGCTTAACAGCACGGCAAACTCATCGCCTCCGAGTCGTGCAATCGTGTCTTCCGCTCTCAACCTACGTTTTAGACGATCCGCAACTTCGATAAGCAACCTGTCACCTGCGTCGTGACCCAGCGTATCGTTGATCCGCTTAAACTCGTCCAAATCAAAGTAAAACAAAGCAAAAGCATAATGACCACGCTGCGCTAGTGCCATCGACTTCCGCAACTGCATTCTGAAGAAAGTTCGATTCGCGAGGCCCGTTAACGTATCAAAGTAAGCAAGCTCTTCCATTTTACGTTGGCTTTCTTTTACAAAGGAAATATCTTGAGCAGATGCGACATAACTAGTAATTTTCCCACCATCCTCTCGAATTGGTGAGACGCTTAACGACACCCAAATAGGTTTATTGTCCTTACCCTGTAAAACCGTGTCACCTCTCCATGAGTTGCGACTCCGAAGGTCGATATCAATATCGTCAACAAGAATAGCCATTTCTCTAGAAATAATTGTCAAAAGCGGCGAACCCAAAAAGTGCTCCGCTTCAAAGCCTGTCATTTCCATCATCTTTGGATTAACGTAGTTAATGTCAAAATGTGCATCGGTTAGCACAACGCCAGTACCCGATGCCGCAACCGCTTTAAGAAACCGATTTGCTTCTTTTTCGGCATCTTCTTTCTCGACAATTCGGACATTCAACCCGTCAATTAACTTGCCGATCTCGGTCGCCATATCTTTGATGGACTCGTTGAGCATACCGATTTCATCGTCATTGGTTGGCAAATTGTTCAACACTTGGAATTGCCCTTTGCCAAAACCAGAAATCGCATCAACAAGTGCATTGATGCGGCCCAGCACGAGCTGATAGAGCGTTTGATGTAGCAGCATCGCGACAAATAACGCATAGAGGATAAACAAACCGAAGAATTTGTATTTGATGACGTCTAGCGAGGCGAGCACCGCAGAACGCTTTTTATAGATGCCAACAAACCAATTGAGCTGCTTCAACATTCGAATATTGATAATGTATTCTTCGTCTGCGGCTGAAAAATTGGCTTCTCGTTCCATCAAAGGCTTTTCAACGGTTTCCATTACGAGTGCTTGTAACTCTGCAGGTAGTTTACGTTGCGTCATCAACGATGTATCAGTAAGTGATTTGTGCAATTCTGGAGAGGCGAGTACTTTCCCATTATTGTCAAAAATAACCAGCCCGTAATCATTGCCTGATAGAGGGAGATGCTTTAATAGCTGGTCGAGAGCGATATCAGCACCTGTCATTCCTACAAACTCATTTTGCAGATAAATTGGAACCAAAATACTGACTACCCATTTTTTCCAAATCTCGTCAAAATGCACATCACTCCATACGGCTTCTCGAGTTGGATTGGCTATATCTTTAATAATATTCAAATCTTGATGTTGTAAAAATCGGTGTTGTTGTCCGCCTTGCAATAAAATATTCGGAGGTGCAACACGAGAAAAGCCGTCTTCGGTATAAAGATAAAAATTGGCAAAATCTTGTAGTAACGTGGGGGCTAACACATTCCATAATGACTCCGATTGTGTCAGCAAATGGTCATCTTCAATAGGAACATCACGGGGAACGAATGCCGCAGACAATCCATTTTGAGACGTGCTTATCTTCCCTTCAGGCGTATTTGAGAGAATATATACACTGTGATTTGCGAGATTTGAGCTGTCGCTAAAGAGCTGCTTTGTTACAACTGCATTCGCTTGTTCAGCTACATTTGTCTTACTTTGCAAATAGTATTGAAACTGATCAACAATTTGCGCACTACTGCGCTTCAACAACTTAAACTCTTCAAAAACGATGAGTTTTTCTTCCGACTTGAGCATAAACGCAGCTGCACACAATCCCGCGAATAAACAAATCGCCGAAATAAGTAATGTCAACTTCATGCTGAGTGAATTGGCCGCAAATCGTGAAGGCGGGCGTCTATTCCCCACAGTTAAACCCTTTTAGTAATTGTATTTTTTCGAGCTTTAAAGGCAAATATAACAGAACATTAAAGTGAGTTATAAGTTTTTTCGATTACTCGCAAAGTTTCAAGAAATAAAAATTCTAAATTATGTTGACCTACCCCGTTAATTGACGGTATGTTCTAGGCGTAAATTAAAAATAACATATAGAGTTATATCAATGAATTTTTCTTCTGTTCGCTTCGGTTTTTACTTTTTTAGCTTCTTTCGATGAAGAGGCTTAACTGTTTGCGTACAGAAATCAAATAGCTAAGCCTCCCAACTGGGAGGTTTTTTTTTGCATTGGGAATGAGGCCTTATGACAGAAGATACATTGCATGCGCTGCGAAGAGACATAAACGAAATCGATTCTGATTTGTTGGTGTTACTTTCGAAACGTCGCCGTTTAAGTTACAGCGTTTTAGAATATAAAATTGCTAACAATAAACCGATCCGAGATGAAGCAAGAGAGCAAGCCTTGCTTGAAAAACTGATTCAATATGGAAAGTCACTTGGTCTCGATGGTTTTTACATCAATAACGTATTCCAAGTTGTGCTTGAAGATTCGGTTCTCAATCAACAAGCTTTGCTGCAACGCAGCTTAAACCCTGAATCAGTAAGCGACACCTACCGTGTTGCGTATTTAGGAGGCCAAGGTTCCTATAGCCAACTCGCGTGTCATAAATACTTTAGCCGTCGTCCAGGGAAACTTGTAGAAATTGGGTGCAACAGTTTTGAACAGATCACCAGCCAAGTCGAAACAGGACAAGCTGATTTTGGTCTCTTGCCGATTGAAAACACGAGCTCTGGCAGTATCAACGAAGTGTTTGACCTTCTTCAGCATGCACAAGTCAGTATTGTTGGAGAGGTCACACATGTTGTAGAGCATTGTTTACTTGGGTCTCCTGGTACTGCAATTAAAGACATTACAAAGATCTATGCACACCCGCAGCCATTTGCTCAGTGCAGTCGTTATTTACAAGGCTTGGGTAATGTTCAACATGAAACCTGCGATTCAACTTCCAGTGCCCTTGTAAATGCCCTTGAAACGGAGCACAGTGCAGCAATTGGCTCTGCGCAAGCCGGTAAAAAAGTCGGACTGGAAGTATTGAAATCAAGCATCGCAAACCAAGCTGAAAATCACAGCCGTTTCATTGTTGTATCTCGAAAGTCACTGCAAGTGTCGACTCAGATCCCAACGAAAACAACACTGATAATGGCGACAAAACACCAAGTCGGCTCTCTCGCGGATGCCTTAATGGTATTCAAGCAACACAACATAAACATGGTAAAACTGGAATCACGCCCTGTCCCGGGCAATCCTTGGGAAGAAGTTTTCTATGTTGATTTACAAGCGAATATCGCTGAAGCAAACGTGCAAAAAGCACTAGAAGAGTTAAAAGAACATACTCAATATGTTCGTATCCTCGGCTGTTACCAAAGTGAATCACTGAAGCAAGTCGAAGTTCTTTAAAGTAAGAACTTTTAATGCGCCAAGGTGCTAGTCTAGCACTTTGGCGTCATTTGCTTTATTTAATAAACCGCGGCTTTGCGATAAAAACTGTGAAGCAGCATCAGAGAAATACTGTTTCGCTTCGCTAAATGCATCGATTAGTCCTGCCTTATCGCCTCGTTGTAACTTATCCAATGTCAAAGCAAAGGTATCTTGGTAGCTTGCTAAAAGACCTTCGACATCTGAAAATTGCGCAAGCATGATGTCTGAATAAAGTTCTGGCGATTGAGCAAATAGCCGTCCCACCATCATCAGCTCCAATTGGTATATAGGCGAAGAACAGCTACGTAACTCTTCGAGTGTATGGCACTGCTTTGCCAAAAATTGCCCGTATACAAACGTCGTCAGATGCCGCATTACCTGAATGATCTGCATCGCTTGATCATGCTTCTTAGCATCAATTCGAACTAAATTGCTGCCCCAAATCGCCAACTGCTCCAGTAGCGATTCGCACAGTGGGCTTGCCCGCCCTTCACACGCTACAATCGTTTGTTTAACCCAATGAGAAATATCCGGTCCGAACATTGGATGAAGTCCAAGCACTGGGCCTTTATGTTTTTTCAGCATGGCTTGAATGGGCGCTTGTTTTACCGAGGT
It contains:
- a CDS encoding DUF6170 family protein → MPFTLKRVTKLENYKVTERQTILSIALSVMDVKQKVIMRVCKLLLLTPVFVSLSYFQGWSLLPILLVAGLLYPILTVPIEIWFARNHFDKAIEIFEKG
- a CDS encoding ComEA family DNA-binding protein, with amino-acid sequence MNLIKVISLIFILSALQPLFPVEANEQEMVSDSSQMQPLKINLNTADLTMLTQLPGIGEKKAQAILDKRLELGEFNNLDDLLLVKGIGPKLVDKLRGVVEL
- a CDS encoding YebG family protein — encoded protein: MAVVIKYVVERDGVERMTFTSKKEADAYDKMLDIAESLETLLQKVDVPLSEQQVESLALEIAKRKEEFSSVLKGSVPVEKKPAKSSAKVTELNKQAG
- a CDS encoding amino acid aminotransferase, producing MFSALKPLPTDPILGLMAAFKQDTNPNKIDLGVGVYKDEQGNTPVLRAVKKAEAFRLENETTKSYIGLAGNLDFCQKMESLLLGEHKALLANRVRTAQTPGGTGSLRVAAEFIKRCNTNATVWVTTPTWANHISLFEAAGLGVKEYPYYDYENKDLLFNEMIDTLKSVSKGDVVLIHACCHNPSGMDLNAEQWEVFAELAKDVGFTVLVDIAYQGFGTSLDADAAGLRLLADTVDELIICSSCSKNFGLYRERVGACSIISENAATADVSNSVLLSVVRSIYSMPPAHGADIVATILGSNELTQEWHQELDEMRGRINEFRGLIKTRLAEAGVEQDFSFIERQHGMFSFLGLNKEQIERLKTEYAIYMVGSSRVNVAGISHGNMDYFVNAMVNVLK
- a CDS encoding GAF domain-containing protein; this translates as MISTYISNAKINIDVKSVELALDALNQFLAEPSNNQAPVWTYRIPELGEGGACSLFGALQDEPFSLESELPKDKDNNDALADLQKIVFFIEQKTNVDWFGIYQARSTSEGPQLLKLAYLGAPSRPLFPLTPEFAQISNNVQVGLSGKARIINDVATYVASGGEYYTCDPKVSAEVCLPLFNEEQQCIGIIDAEAFQTEFFTDAMMAFFVAVCIKIPHYLPR
- a CDS encoding ATP-binding SpoIIE family protein phosphatase, whose protein sequence is MRILVVDDQPLNCTLLRAMLEQQRYDVVVATNGREAVEIVENDQIDIVLLDVMMPIMDGFEAAPLIKKLAGEVYLPIIFITALEDHASFEKCLAVGGDDFIHKPFDRIILSAKIKAHARTRKLSQETNEQKKVLEYHYNQVEREHEIVEHIFKNALNEQGAYPEHVDFHLSPASMFNGDMFLLAKSPMGGLYCMLGDFTGHGLAAAVGALPASRVFYTMVNKGMSISDIAYEMNALLYNLLPGHMFCAATIIELSESGKSLSLWLGGLPDAYLIEHDGTLVRTIESQHMAMGILSESEFERNLLHLEVSPSMRILIATDGVIETENNVGEFYGDERLKALIKSKNSISTADIVDSVRAFSCSELQQDDLSISILNCLPFPTREDSEVNYSQLPFNLSLSLNAAQMRSTDPVLELVDMLSQVDGLEAHRSNFFLLLSEAYNNALDHGVLGLDSSIKDKEDGFWEFYSLRADALKDLSEAKIVISVRYDPEKLSVVFTLCDSGTGFEQSCGDIQNMGREHGRGVGLLREIADQVNYNQSGNEIEMIYSLK
- a CDS encoding stress response translation initiation inhibitor YciH — protein: MSDSRLVYSTDMGRIKQPEEVDTPEIKLFKDGFIRIERQTKGRKGKGIMLVVGIDPAKHDLKQIAKTLKSKMGQGGAIKEGLIEIQGDDRDKLKGLLEGLGFKVKLAGG
- a CDS encoding bifunctional diguanylate cyclase/phosphodiesterase, whose translation is MGNRRPPSRFAANSLSMKLTLLISAICLFAGLCAAAFMLKSEEKLIVFEEFKLLKRSSAQIVDQFQYYLQSKTNVAEQANAVVTKQLFSDSSNLANHSVYILSNTPEGKISTSQNGLSAAFVPRDVPIEDDHLLTQSESLWNVLAPTLLQDFANFYLYTEDGFSRVAPPNILLQGGQQHRFLQHQDLNIIKDIANPTREAVWSDVHFDEIWKKWVVSILVPIYLQNEFVGMTGADIALDQLLKHLPLSGNDYGLVIFDNNGKVLASPELHKSLTDTSLMTQRKLPAELQALVMETVEKPLMEREANFSAADEEYIINIRMLKQLNWFVGIYKKRSAVLASLDVIKYKFFGLFILYALFVAMLLHQTLYQLVLGRINALVDAISGFGKGQFQVLNNLPTNDDEIGMLNESIKDMATEIGKLIDGLNVRIVEKEDAEKEANRFLKAVAASGTGVVLTDAHFDINYVNPKMMEMTGFEAEHFLGSPLLTIISREMAILVDDIDIDLRSRNSWRGDTVLQGKDNKPIWVSLSVSPIREDGGKITSYVASAQDISFVKESQRKMEELAYFDTLTGLANRTFFRMQLRKSMALAQRGHYAFALFYFDLDEFKRINDTLGHDAGDRLLIEVADRLKRRLRAEDTIARLGGDEFAVLLSGIEQRDHAMDVAHTIQQTLSKPIMLGNNEVIVSASIGITMAPFDSQEEEQLLKHADLAMYEAKAKGKNTFHFYSKELDAAANERLYIENELRIGIKEKQFHLHYQPQVDCRTNRIVGYEALIRWTHPDEGNIPPVKFIPIAEATGLIVEIGAWVLEEACQFANRMLKLGRAANISINLSARQFKDAQLIETLADILKRTQLPAEYLHLELTESMLMGDVKAAINQLHQIKELGVALSIDDFGTGYSSLSYLKRFPVDILKVDRSFVKDIPEDLNDMEITAAIIAMAQKLNLKVVAEGVETKAQMEFLQRNNCYIVQGYYYSAPVAEQDLSLVEDKLAGD
- a CDS encoding chorismate mutase, translated to MTEDTLHALRRDINEIDSDLLVLLSKRRRLSYSVLEYKIANNKPIRDEAREQALLEKLIQYGKSLGLDGFYINNVFQVVLEDSVLNQQALLQRSLNPESVSDTYRVAYLGGQGSYSQLACHKYFSRRPGKLVEIGCNSFEQITSQVETGQADFGLLPIENTSSGSINEVFDLLQHAQVSIVGEVTHVVEHCLLGSPGTAIKDITKIYAHPQPFAQCSRYLQGLGNVQHETCDSTSSALVNALETEHSAAIGSAQAGKKVGLEVLKSSIANQAENHSRFIVVSRKSLQVSTQIPTKTTLIMATKHQVGSLADALMVFKQHNINMVKLESRPVPGNPWEEVFYVDLQANIAEANVQKALEELKEHTQYVRILGCYQSESLKQVEVL
- the tyrA gene encoding bifunctional chorismate mutase/prephenate dehydrogenase; this encodes MSSLDLTPLREAIDACDAELVQLLSRRKALTEQVGIVKQQTGAPLYAPDREALLIKARREQAREAGVNPELVEDILRRMMREAYENQQGKLACVAPELSPVVVVGGDGAMGQLFVKQFLRSGFEVRVLDKKQQNETNDILAGTRMVLLSVPINAVEQVVSSLPELDENCLLVDVTSVKQAPIQAMLKKHKGPVLGLHPMFGPDISHWVKQTIVACEGRASPLCESLLEQLAIWGSNLVRIDAKKHDQAMQIIQVMRHLTTFVYGQFLAKQCHTLEELRSCSSPIYQLELMMVGRLFAQSPELYSDIMLAQFSDVEGLLASYQDTFALTLDKLQRGDKAGLIDAFSEAKQYFSDAASQFLSQSRGLLNKANDAKVLD